A region from the Silene latifolia isolate original U9 population chromosome 7, ASM4854445v1, whole genome shotgun sequence genome encodes:
- the LOC141592410 gene encoding protein OSB2, chloroplastic-like isoform X1, whose amino-acid sequence MMMKNLFRTVSKTPNFLNSPTPNRIYPFSLPSFSTNEQHPNLQSHIDQNHEIEITKMKTLSKPSQIPYQSKVANWVNLIGTIQMPIKFLTCVNGKSWAATLISQQQKSSNSLPLGMPVIFQGDLAYTAMMHLKENDVVHIDGHLSPEPVPISFANNQANFQVLVHDVHFVRGLDRMEKRFFRR is encoded by the exons ATGATGATGAAGAACTTGTTTAGAACCGTCTCTAAAACCCCAAACTTCCTGAATTCCCCAACTCCAAATCGTATCTACCCATTTTCTCTACCCTCTTTCTCCACCAATGAACAACATCCCAATCTTCAATCTCATATTGATCAAAATCATGAAATTGAAATAACAAAGATGAAAACTTTATCAAAACCAAGCCAAATTCCTTACCAATCAAAAGTTGCAAATTGGGTTAATTTGATTGGCACCATTCAAATGCCTATCAAATTCTTAACTTGTGTTAATGGCAAATCTTGGGCTGCCACTCTTATTTCTCAACAACAGAAATCCTCTAATTCGCTTCCTCTTGG GATGCCTGTAATATTTCAAGGTGACTTGGCATATACTGCTATGATGCATTTGAAGGAAAATGACGTGGTGCACATAGATGGACACTTGAGTCCAGAGCCAGTGCCAATCAGTTTTGCAAATAACCAAGCCAATTTCCAG GTTCTAGTCCATGATGTTCATTTTGTTCGTGGACTTGATCGTATGGAGAAGAGATTCTTTAGACGCTGA
- the LOC141592410 gene encoding protein OSB2, chloroplastic-like isoform X2 produces MMMKNLFRTVSKTPNFLNSPTPNRIYPFSLPSFSTNEQHPNLQSHIDQNHEIEITKMKTLSKPSQIPYQSKVANWVNLIGTIQMPIKFLTCVNGKSWAATLISQQQKSSNSLPLGYICDLAYTAMMHLKENDVVHIDGHLSPEPVPISFANNQANFQVLVHDVHFVRGLDRMEKRFFRR; encoded by the exons ATGATGATGAAGAACTTGTTTAGAACCGTCTCTAAAACCCCAAACTTCCTGAATTCCCCAACTCCAAATCGTATCTACCCATTTTCTCTACCCTCTTTCTCCACCAATGAACAACATCCCAATCTTCAATCTCATATTGATCAAAATCATGAAATTGAAATAACAAAGATGAAAACTTTATCAAAACCAAGCCAAATTCCTTACCAATCAAAAGTTGCAAATTGGGTTAATTTGATTGGCACCATTCAAATGCCTATCAAATTCTTAACTTGTGTTAATGGCAAATCTTGGGCTGCCACTCTTATTTCTCAACAACAGAAATCCTCTAATTCGCTTCCTCTTGGGTATATAT GTGACTTGGCATATACTGCTATGATGCATTTGAAGGAAAATGACGTGGTGCACATAGATGGACACTTGAGTCCAGAGCCAGTGCCAATCAGTTTTGCAAATAACCAAGCCAATTTCCAG GTTCTAGTCCATGATGTTCATTTTGTTCGTGGACTTGATCGTATGGAGAAGAGATTCTTTAGACGCTGA